ATAATGAAGGCCGTGGAGTACGCGGGCTACACCTACGTCCGGGGCTGCGGATGCAGGGGCGGGATATGCGGCGCGTGCGCCACGTTCTACCGCTTCCTCGGAGACTATAAGCTCCGGGCCGGGCTCGCCTGCCAGACCGTGGCCGAGCCCAATATGGTCATCGTACAGCTCCCGTTCTTCCCGGCCAACAGGCCCGGCTACGACCTGGAGAAGATAACCGGCGACCCGCACGAGGAACTCAGGACCCTCTACCCCGAGGTCTTCAAGTGCGTCGGGTGCGGCACCTGCACCAGGACGTGCCCCATGGATATAGACGTAATGGACTATATAGCGCTCATGAAGCGCGGCGACTTGAAGGGCGCGGCGCTTAAGAGCTTCGACTGCGTCATGTGCGGCCTCTGCGCCTCCAGGTGCCCGGCCCAGATATCCCAGTTTACGGCAGCCATGTTCGTGAGGAGGGTATACGGAAAGCTTATCCTTCCGAAGGCCGAGCATCTCGAAAAGCGAGCCGAAGAGGTGAAGAGCGGGAAGTACGAGAAGATGCTCAAGGATCTCGGCAAGAAGAAGCCCGAGGAGCTAAAGAAATTATATACCGAGAGGGAAAGGGAGCCGGACCTTGCACCGCCGGGCGAGTGGATGCCCGAGGACAAGGACCACCTGTAAGGCCCTGAGGAAACCGGGGGTCCGCTGACCTTTTTGTAAAAAGGTTTTCTCAGACTCCTTCCAAAAACTTTTAATTACGGTAGGCGCCCCCCTTAAAAGGGGAGCGCCTACCGTAGCTAACTAAAAGTTGGA
The genomic region above belongs to Thermodesulfobacteriota bacterium and contains:
- a CDS encoding 4Fe-4S dicluster domain-containing protein, with the protein product MADKKKTIKPLATGDRTIPPEGAKMIPIYIMGSEYEVPETLTIMKAVEYAGYTYVRGCGCRGGICGACATFYRFLGDYKLRAGLACQTVAEPNMVIVQLPFFPANRPGYDLEKITGDPHEELRTLYPEVFKCVGCGTCTRTCPMDIDVMDYIALMKRGDLKGAALKSFDCVMCGLCASRCPAQISQFTAAMFVRRVYGKLILPKAEHLEKRAEEVKSGKYEKMLKDLGKKKPEELKKLYTEREREPDLAPPGEWMPEDKDHL